In Mercurialis annua linkage group LG6, ddMerAnnu1.2, whole genome shotgun sequence, the following are encoded in one genomic region:
- the LOC126653669 gene encoding shewanella-like protein phosphatase 2: MDELKQNKTPICKNIPNLLSSFIDTFVDFTVSGGLFLPPPNPTQTQTLTTTYPSPARLIAVGDLHGDLDKSKQAFRLAGLIDDSGNWSGGSATVVQIGDVLDRGGDELKILYFLEKLKREAFKHGGNLITMNGNHEIMNVEQDFRYVTKSGLDEFSNWAYWFSLGNRMKNLCDGVEKSKDIFDGIPSSFRCVKEEFSHGFRARIAALRPNGPIANRFLSKNVTVLVVGDSVFVHGGLLAQHVEYGLERMNKEVRDWISGLSEKSSPVYCRGRNSVVWLRKFSDELAKNCDCSALEHALATIPGVKRMIMGHTIQEAGINAVCDNKAIRIDVGMSKGCANGLPEVLEINGESELRILTSKPWYQTKHNSYLYSDRKEGLGLLLPDNGPKQVEVKA, encoded by the coding sequence ATGGACGaactcaaacaaaacaaaaccccaATCTGCAAAAACATCCCAAATCTCCTCTCTTCGTTCATCGACACATTCGTCGATTTCACCGTAAGCGGCGGCCTCTTCTTACCACCACCAAATCCCACTCAAACCCAAACCCTAACCACCACCTACCCATCTCCCGCTCGCTTAATTGCAGTCGGCGATCTCCACGGTGACTTGGACAAATCAAAGCAAGCTTTCAGATTGGCCGGTTTGATCGACGACTCGGGCAATTGGTCAGGTGGGTCTGCCACCGTTGTCCAAATCGGCGACGTTCTTGACCGAGGCGGCGACGAGTTGAAAATTCTTTATTTCTTGGAGAAATTAAAGAGGGAAGCTTTTAAGCATGGAGGTAATTTAATTACTATGAATGGTAATCATGAGATTATGAATGTAGAACAAGATTTTAGATATGTTACTAAGAGTGGGTTAGATGAGTTTAGTAATTGGGCTTATTGGTTTAGTTTAGGTAATAGAATGAAGAATTTGTGTGATGGGGTTGAAAAAAGTAAGGATATTTTCGATGGGATTCCGTCGAGTTTTCGCTGTGTTAAAGAAGAGTTTAGTCATGGTTTTAGAGCTAGGATAGCTGCATTGAGACCTAATGGTCCTATTGCTAATAGATTCTTATCTAAGAATGTGACGGTTTTGGTCGTTGGAGATTCGGTTTTTGTTCATGGTGGATTGTTGGCACAGCATGTGGAGTATGGTTTGGAGAGGATGAATAAGGAGGTTAGGGATTGGATTTCTGGGTTGTCTGAAAAATCTTCACCGGTTTATTGTAGAGGGAGAAATAGTGTAGTATGGCTGAGGAAATTCTCGGATGAGTTAGCGAAGAATTGTGATTGTTCGGCTCTTGAGCATGCTCTTGCGACAATTCCGGGAGTGAAGAGGATGATTATGGGGCATACGATTCAAGAAGCTGGGATTAATGCAGTTTGTGACAATAAGGCTATAAGGATTGACGTGGGTATGTCGAAAGGGTGCGCTAATGGGTTGCCTGAAGTTTTGGAGATTAATGGGGAGTCGGAATTACGAATTTTAACTTCCAAACCTTGGTATCAGACTAAGCATAACTCTTATTTGTATTCTGATAGGAAGGAAGGCCTTGGGTTGCTATTACCAGATAATGGACCGAAACAAGTGGAAGTGAAAGCTTAA